The following are encoded together in the Oncorhynchus nerka isolate Pitt River linkage group LG23, Oner_Uvic_2.0, whole genome shotgun sequence genome:
- the srr gene encoding phenylserine dehydratase isoform X1, producing the protein MESMVDVPLSVKAITLDLLRDARETVRTSPLGVINTPMIPWCQTTLPLNIPCNIHIKLENMQRTGSFKIRGVANQFARRPKGAHFVTMSAGNYGKSFAYASKHYGSKGKVVMPETAPVSRSTLIQNFGCEVERVPTTCMMNVVNRCVQEENMTFLHSYDDLDLIAGHASLGFEVLEVMPQPDVVVVCCGGGGLLAGVAAAIKLAGCEKTRIYGVEPEGACTMYKSFIEKKPVGMDTKSIASGLAPPFAGTLPYELCQRYVEEIVLVSDEEIKAAVSTLYRAGLLVEPSGSAAFAAIANDRIPDIAGRNVVVILSGGNIGKDELTNFPD; encoded by the exons ATGGAAAG CATGGTGGACGTGCCACTATCAGTGAAAGCCATCACTTTGGATCTGCTAAGAGATgccagagagacagtgaggaccAGTCCTTTGGGAGTCATCAACACTCCTATGATCCCATGGTGCCAAACAACACTACCGCTCAACATCCCCTGTAACATCCACATCAAACTGGAGAACATGCAGAGAACTG GTTCGTTTAAGATAAGAGGAGTGGCCAACCAGTTTGCCAGGAGACCAAAAGGAGCCCATTTTGTCACCATGTCTGCAGGGAACTATGGGAAGTCTTTTGCGTATGCCTCTAAACACTACGGCTCCAAGGGGAAAGTGGTGATGCCAGAGACAGCCCCTGTATCCAGATCTACACTCATACAA AATTTTGGATGTGAGGTGGAACGGGTGCCTACAACCTGTATGATGAACGTGGTGAATCGTTGTGTCCAGGAGGAAAACATGACGTTCCTCCACTCATATGACGACCTGGACCTGATTGCAGGACATGCCAG TCTAGGTTTTGAAGTACTGGAGGTGATGCCCCAGCCTGATGTAGTGGTGGTGTgctgtggaggaggaggtctactGGCTGGGGTGGCTGCTGCCATCAAATTGGCCGGCTGCGAGAAGACAAGGATCTATGGGGTAGAGCCAGAAGGAG CCTGCACCATGTACAAAAGTTTCATCGAGAAGAAGCCTGTAGGCATGGACACCAAGAGCATCGCGTCAGGACTGGCTCCACCTTTTGCAG GCACCCTGCCCTACGAGCTGTGCCAGCGCTACGTTGAGGAGATCGTACTGGTGAGCGATGAGGAGATCAAGGCTGCCGTGTCGACCCTGTACAGGGCGGGGCTCCTGGTGGAACCGTCAGGGTCCGCGGCATTCGCAGCCATCGCTAACGACAGAATCCCTGACATTGCTGGGAGGAACGTGGTGGTCATCCTCAGTGGAGGAAACATCGGCAAAGACGAGCTCACTAACTTCCCTGATTGA
- the srr gene encoding L-threonine ammonia-lyase isoform X2: MVDVPLSVKAITLDLLRDARETVRTSPLGVINTPMIPWCQTTLPLNIPCNIHIKLENMQRTGSFKIRGVANQFARRPKGAHFVTMSAGNYGKSFAYASKHYGSKGKVVMPETAPVSRSTLIQNFGCEVERVPTTCMMNVVNRCVQEENMTFLHSYDDLDLIAGHASLGFEVLEVMPQPDVVVVCCGGGGLLAGVAAAIKLAGCEKTRIYGVEPEGACTMYKSFIEKKPVGMDTKSIASGLAPPFAGTLPYELCQRYVEEIVLVSDEEIKAAVSTLYRAGLLVEPSGSAAFAAIANDRIPDIAGRNVVVILSGGNIGKDELTNFPD; this comes from the exons ATGGTGGACGTGCCACTATCAGTGAAAGCCATCACTTTGGATCTGCTAAGAGATgccagagagacagtgaggaccAGTCCTTTGGGAGTCATCAACACTCCTATGATCCCATGGTGCCAAACAACACTACCGCTCAACATCCCCTGTAACATCCACATCAAACTGGAGAACATGCAGAGAACTG GTTCGTTTAAGATAAGAGGAGTGGCCAACCAGTTTGCCAGGAGACCAAAAGGAGCCCATTTTGTCACCATGTCTGCAGGGAACTATGGGAAGTCTTTTGCGTATGCCTCTAAACACTACGGCTCCAAGGGGAAAGTGGTGATGCCAGAGACAGCCCCTGTATCCAGATCTACACTCATACAA AATTTTGGATGTGAGGTGGAACGGGTGCCTACAACCTGTATGATGAACGTGGTGAATCGTTGTGTCCAGGAGGAAAACATGACGTTCCTCCACTCATATGACGACCTGGACCTGATTGCAGGACATGCCAG TCTAGGTTTTGAAGTACTGGAGGTGATGCCCCAGCCTGATGTAGTGGTGGTGTgctgtggaggaggaggtctactGGCTGGGGTGGCTGCTGCCATCAAATTGGCCGGCTGCGAGAAGACAAGGATCTATGGGGTAGAGCCAGAAGGAG CCTGCACCATGTACAAAAGTTTCATCGAGAAGAAGCCTGTAGGCATGGACACCAAGAGCATCGCGTCAGGACTGGCTCCACCTTTTGCAG GCACCCTGCCCTACGAGCTGTGCCAGCGCTACGTTGAGGAGATCGTACTGGTGAGCGATGAGGAGATCAAGGCTGCCGTGTCGACCCTGTACAGGGCGGGGCTCCTGGTGGAACCGTCAGGGTCCGCGGCATTCGCAGCCATCGCTAACGACAGAATCCCTGACATTGCTGGGAGGAACGTGGTGGTCATCCTCAGTGGAGGAAACATCGGCAAAGACGAGCTCACTAACTTCCCTGATTGA